One window of the Grus americana isolate bGruAme1 chromosome 13, bGruAme1.mat, whole genome shotgun sequence genome contains the following:
- the ANKRD27 gene encoding ankyrin repeat domain-containing protein 27 isoform X6 — protein sequence MVKVPKVIRLHFQCFGGNNEVLRFHENLLGVSEVHMAMYDEDILKNPFYLAIQKRRPDLCSKVAELHGIVLVPCKGSLSSNSLATCQFESYVLKPLEENFQTLNGKEIFIQGNLIILGTGFNYHLSVPVLFEETFYNEKEESFSILCIAHPLEKTESSSESTAASNSYSLKNIEDVREFLGRHCERFDKYIGSFYRTFKEHERKSLRHYIDSVNALYTKCLQHLLRDSHLKMLAKQEEQMNLIKQAVEIYIHHAIYDLVFKYVGTIEASEDAAFNKITRSLQDLQQKDIGVKPEFSFNIPRAKRELGQLNKCTSPQQKLLCLRKVVQIIMQSPSQRVNMETMCADDLLSVLLYLLVKTEIPNWMANLSYIKNFRLCSSVKDELGYCLTSIEAAIEYIRQGNLSDRSTESERLCDKLLLRQRMNLLSQMSATPIDCLFKHIASGNQEEVERLLSQGDSDKDTVQKMCHPLCYCDKCEKLVSGKLNDPSIITPFSRDDRGYTPLHIAAICGQTSLVDLLVAKGAIVNATDYHGSTPLHLACQKGYQNVTLLLLHYKASTDVQDNNGNTPLHLACTYGHEDCVKALVYYDVHSCRLDIGNEKGDTPLHIAARWGYQGIIEVLLQNGANPEIQNRMKETSLQCALNSKILSLMELNYLTFERGQSASESPLRSPQRSTETFSRGSSVSSLSSASTDIRQEEVKNSYKEVEKLLRAVADGDLEMVRYLLEWMEEDLEDEDDTVSTSKPEFCHPLCQCSKCGPAQKKFARISANGLGVNVSNQDGFTPLHMAALHGHSELVSLLLKRGASISAKNAKHAVPLHLACQKGHFQVVKCLMDYSAKQNKKDIYGNTPLIYACLNGQYETTALLLQHGASINLSNAKGNTALHEAVIGKNEALVDLLLQNGAMTHIRNERNCTPADCAEPNSNIIKLLETAPTYVRTSAEREKECEQHAAIKIRKKVNSKPCEKADDPISRQLQLVQSINRFNKAKHLRRTITRDKSVPNFDYQLLHQEEIVCKGDSKLHVALSAVTQTGVINSSLAIKSFDKTKLKSVETLDQSKVKMIDTGCSGEFVEHDDMIEVPHRSKLMHRRHTVNVPLSAENVNDNSLSSPVNPSISQSRDCCDDLLSKH from the exons ATGGTTAAAGTACCAAAGGTCATAAGGCTTCATTTCCAGTGTTTTGGAGGAAACAATGAAGTGCTGAGATTCCATG aaaatctCCTTGGAGTATCTGAAGTCCATATGGCTATGTATGATGAAGATATCttaaaaaatcccttttatttGGCCATTCAGAAGCGGCGTCCTGATCTATGCAGCAAAGTTGCAGAACTCCATGGTATT GTGTTAGTTCCATGCAAAGGAAGCCTTTCAAGCAACAGTCTTGCTACCTGCCAGTTTGAATCTTATGTTCTGAAGCCGCtagaagaaaattttcagaCCTTAAATGGAAAG gaGATCTTCATACAAGGAAACCTCATCATTTTAGGAACTGGTTTTAATTACCATCTGTCAGTACCTGTTCTTTTTGAGGAAacattttacaatgaaaaagaagaaagctttagTATACTGTGCATAGCTCATCCATTGGAAAAAACGGAAAGCTCAA GTGAATCCACAGCTGCTTCAAACTCCTATTCTCTCAAAAATATTGAAGATGTTAGAGAATTCTTGGGAAGGCACTGTGAAAGATTTGATAAATACATAGGATCTTTCTACAGAACATTTAAAgaacatgaaaggaaaagcctCCGCCACTACATA GATTCTGTCAATGCACTTTATACCAAATGTCTCCAGCATCTTTTGAGAGATTCACACTTG AAGATGCTTGCAAAGCAAGAAGAGCAGATGAATCTGATTAAACAAGCAGTTGAA ataTATATCCATCATGCTATTTATGATCTAGTCTTTAAGTATGTGGGGACTATTGAGGCAAGTGAG GATGCTGCTTTTAACAAAATCACGAGGAGCCTTCAAGACCTGCAGCAAAAAGACATTGGAGTGAAGCCCGAGTTCAG tTTTAATATACCACGGGCAAAGCGAGAACTGGGTCAGTTGAACAAATGTACGTCCCCTCAACAGAAGCTACTTTGTCTACGAAAAGTGGTACAAATTATTATGCAATCTCCTAGCCAAAGAG ttAACATGGAAACCATGTGTGCAGATgatcttctctctgttttgctgtatttgcttgtaaaaacagaaataccaaACTG gatGGCCAACTTGAGTTACATAAAGAACTTCAGGCTTTGCAGTTCAGTGAAGGATGAATTGGGATACTGTCTAACCTCCATTGAGGCTGCAATAGAATACATACGACAAGGCAACCTCTCTGACAGATCAACA gaatcTGAGAGACTGTGTGACAAGCTGCTTTTAAGACAAAGGATGAACTTGTTGTCCCAGATGTCTGCTACTCCAATAGACTGCTTATTTAAG CATATTGCTTCAGGTAATCAGGAGGAAGTGGAGCGATTACTGAGTCAAGGTGACAGTGATAAGGACACTGTACAGAAAATGTGTCATCCACTCTGTTACTGTGACAAATGTGAGAAGCTAGTATCTGG GAAACTGAATGATCCTTCCATTATCACGCCATTTTCCCGAGATGACCGGGGTTATACACCACTTCATATAGCAGCTATTTGTG GGCAAACATCATTAGTGGATTTACTAGTAGCCAAAGGAGCCATTGTCAATGCTACAGATTACCATGGTTCAACTCCACTTCACCTTGCCTGTCAGAAGGGATACCAAAATGTTACA cttctCTTGTTGCACTATAAGGCAAGCACTGATGTTCAGGACAATAATGGAAATACTCCACTTCATTTAGCCTGCACTTATGGTCATGAGGAT tgtgtCAAAGCTTTAGTCTACTATGATGTGCATTCCTGTAGACTAGATATTGGTAATGAAAAGGGAGATACTCCTCTCCATATAGCTGCTCGTTGGGGCTATCAAGGGATCATAGAAGTGCTTTTGCAAAATGGGGCAAATCCAGAGATTCAAAACCGGATGAAAGAGACTTCCCTACAGTGTGCATTAAATTCCAAG ATTTTGTCATTGATGGAATTAAACTATCTAACGTTTGAAAGGGGACAGAGTGCTTCTGAG TCACCACTTAGGTCTCCTCAGCGGTCAACAGAAACTTTCAGCAGAGGATCATCTGTCTCAAGCCTGTCATCAGCATCAACTGATATAAGGCAAGAAGAAGTAAAAAATAGTTATAAAGAG GTGGAAAAACTCCTAAGAGCAGTTGCTGATGGAGATCTGGAAATG GTACGTTATCTCTTGGAATGGATGGAAGAAGACTTAGAAGATGAGGACGACACAGTCAGTACATCAAAACCAGAATTCTGCCATCCGTTATGCCAGTGCTCAAAATGTGGGCCAGCACAAAAG AAATTTGCAAGGATTTCTGCTAATGGACTTGGAGTAAACGTTTCAAACCAAGATGGTTTTACACCATTGCATATGGCTGCACTACATGGACACTCTGAACTTGTCTCTCTCTTGTTGAAACGTGGAGCCAGTATCAGTGCCAAGAATGCAAAACATGCAGTTCCTCTTCATCTAGCCTGCCAGAAAGGTCACTTCCAG GTGGTAAAGTGTCTGATGGATTACAGtgctaaacaaaataaaaaggatatATATGGAAATACTCCTTTGATTTATGCATGCTTGAATGGACAGTATGAGACTACTGCCTTGTTGTTACAG CATGGAGCTTCTATTAACCTTTCTAATGCCAAAGGAAATACAGCACTGCACGAGGCTGTGATAGGAAAGAACGAAGCCCTGGTGGACTTGCTACTTCAGAATGGTGCAATGACGCACATAAGGAACGAAAGGAACTGTACCCCTGCAGACTGTGCTGAGCCG aattcaAACATCATTAAGTTGCTGGAAACAGCACCAACCTATGTACGTACatcagcagagagagaaaaggagtgTGAGCAGCATGCTGCTAtcaagataagaaaaaaag TGAATTCTAAGCCATGTGAGAAAGCCGATGATCCTATAAGCAGACAACTTCAACTGGTCCAATCAATTAACAGATTTAACAA agCAAAGCATCTACGGAGAACAATAACAAGAGATAAAAGCGTCCCTAATTTTGATTATCAGTTATTGCATCAG GAGGAGATTGTTTGCAAGGGTGACAGCAAACTGCATGTTGCGTTGTCAGCTGTGACACAAACAGGTGTAATCAATTCATCT TTAGCTATTAAAAGCTTTGATAAAACCAAGTTAAAATCTGTTGAAACACTGGACCAGAGTAAAGTTAAGATGATTGACACAGGATGCAGTGGTGAGTTTGTGGAACATGATGACATGATAGAAGTTCCTCACAGGAGTAAATTAATGCACCGAAGACACACTGTTAATGTGCCACTTTCAGCGGAGAATGTCAACGATAATAGTTTATCCAGCCCTGTAAATCCAAGTATTTCACAATCAAGAGACTGCTGTGATGACTTGCTTTCAAAACATTGA
- the ANKRD27 gene encoding ankyrin repeat domain-containing protein 27 isoform X4, whose protein sequence is MQLVPHTWLMTKNLLGVSEVHMAMYDEDILKNPFYLAIQKRRPDLCSKVAELHGIVLVPCKGSLSSNSLATCQFESYVLKPLEENFQTLNGKEIFIQGNLIILGTGFNYHLSVPVLFEETFYNEKEESFSILCIAHPLEKTESSSESTAASNSYSLKNIEDVREFLGRHCERFDKYIGSFYRTFKEHERKSLRHYIDSVNALYTKCLQHLLRDSHLKMLAKQEEQMNLIKQAVEIYIHHAIYDLVFKYVGTIEASEDAAFNKITRSLQDLQQKDIGVKPEFSFNIPRAKRELGQLNKCTSPQQKLLCLRKVVQIIMQSPSQRVNMETMCADDLLSVLLYLLVKTEIPNWMANLSYIKNFRLCSSVKDELGYCLTSIEAAIEYIRQGNLSDRSTESERLCDKLLLRQRMNLLSQMSATPIDCLFKHIASGNQEEVERLLSQGDSDKDTVQKMCHPLCYCDKCEKLVSGKLNDPSIITPFSRDDRGYTPLHIAAICGQTSLVDLLVAKGAIVNATDYHGSTPLHLACQKGYQNVTLLLLHYKASTDVQDNNGNTPLHLACTYGHEDCVKALVYYDVHSCRLDIGNEKGDTPLHIAARWGYQGIIEVLLQNGANPEIQNRMKETSLQCALNSKILSLMELNYLTFERGQSASESPLRSPQRSTETFSRGSSVSSLSSASTDIRQEEVKNSYKEVEKLLRAVADGDLEMVRYLLEWMEEDLEDEDDTVSTSKPEFCHPLCQCSKCGPAQKKFARISANGLGVNVSNQDGFTPLHMAALHGHSELVSLLLKRGASISAKNAKHAVPLHLACQKGHFQVVKCLMDYSAKQNKKDIYGNTPLIYACLNGQYETTALLLQHGASINLSNAKGNTALHEAVIGKNEALVDLLLQNGAMTHIRNERNCTPADCAEPNSNIIKLLETAPTYVRTSAEREKECEQHAAIKIRKKVNSKPCEKADDPISRQLQLVQSINRFNKAKHLRRTITRDKSVPNFDYQLLHQLAIKSFDKTKLKSVETLDQSKVKMIDTGCSGEFVEHDDMIEVPHRSKLMHRRHTVNVPLSAENVNDNSLSSPVNPSISQSRDCCDDLLSKH, encoded by the exons aaaatctCCTTGGAGTATCTGAAGTCCATATGGCTATGTATGATGAAGATATCttaaaaaatcccttttatttGGCCATTCAGAAGCGGCGTCCTGATCTATGCAGCAAAGTTGCAGAACTCCATGGTATT GTGTTAGTTCCATGCAAAGGAAGCCTTTCAAGCAACAGTCTTGCTACCTGCCAGTTTGAATCTTATGTTCTGAAGCCGCtagaagaaaattttcagaCCTTAAATGGAAAG gaGATCTTCATACAAGGAAACCTCATCATTTTAGGAACTGGTTTTAATTACCATCTGTCAGTACCTGTTCTTTTTGAGGAAacattttacaatgaaaaagaagaaagctttagTATACTGTGCATAGCTCATCCATTGGAAAAAACGGAAAGCTCAA GTGAATCCACAGCTGCTTCAAACTCCTATTCTCTCAAAAATATTGAAGATGTTAGAGAATTCTTGGGAAGGCACTGTGAAAGATTTGATAAATACATAGGATCTTTCTACAGAACATTTAAAgaacatgaaaggaaaagcctCCGCCACTACATA GATTCTGTCAATGCACTTTATACCAAATGTCTCCAGCATCTTTTGAGAGATTCACACTTG AAGATGCTTGCAAAGCAAGAAGAGCAGATGAATCTGATTAAACAAGCAGTTGAA ataTATATCCATCATGCTATTTATGATCTAGTCTTTAAGTATGTGGGGACTATTGAGGCAAGTGAG GATGCTGCTTTTAACAAAATCACGAGGAGCCTTCAAGACCTGCAGCAAAAAGACATTGGAGTGAAGCCCGAGTTCAG tTTTAATATACCACGGGCAAAGCGAGAACTGGGTCAGTTGAACAAATGTACGTCCCCTCAACAGAAGCTACTTTGTCTACGAAAAGTGGTACAAATTATTATGCAATCTCCTAGCCAAAGAG ttAACATGGAAACCATGTGTGCAGATgatcttctctctgttttgctgtatttgcttgtaaaaacagaaataccaaACTG gatGGCCAACTTGAGTTACATAAAGAACTTCAGGCTTTGCAGTTCAGTGAAGGATGAATTGGGATACTGTCTAACCTCCATTGAGGCTGCAATAGAATACATACGACAAGGCAACCTCTCTGACAGATCAACA gaatcTGAGAGACTGTGTGACAAGCTGCTTTTAAGACAAAGGATGAACTTGTTGTCCCAGATGTCTGCTACTCCAATAGACTGCTTATTTAAG CATATTGCTTCAGGTAATCAGGAGGAAGTGGAGCGATTACTGAGTCAAGGTGACAGTGATAAGGACACTGTACAGAAAATGTGTCATCCACTCTGTTACTGTGACAAATGTGAGAAGCTAGTATCTGG GAAACTGAATGATCCTTCCATTATCACGCCATTTTCCCGAGATGACCGGGGTTATACACCACTTCATATAGCAGCTATTTGTG GGCAAACATCATTAGTGGATTTACTAGTAGCCAAAGGAGCCATTGTCAATGCTACAGATTACCATGGTTCAACTCCACTTCACCTTGCCTGTCAGAAGGGATACCAAAATGTTACA cttctCTTGTTGCACTATAAGGCAAGCACTGATGTTCAGGACAATAATGGAAATACTCCACTTCATTTAGCCTGCACTTATGGTCATGAGGAT tgtgtCAAAGCTTTAGTCTACTATGATGTGCATTCCTGTAGACTAGATATTGGTAATGAAAAGGGAGATACTCCTCTCCATATAGCTGCTCGTTGGGGCTATCAAGGGATCATAGAAGTGCTTTTGCAAAATGGGGCAAATCCAGAGATTCAAAACCGGATGAAAGAGACTTCCCTACAGTGTGCATTAAATTCCAAG ATTTTGTCATTGATGGAATTAAACTATCTAACGTTTGAAAGGGGACAGAGTGCTTCTGAG TCACCACTTAGGTCTCCTCAGCGGTCAACAGAAACTTTCAGCAGAGGATCATCTGTCTCAAGCCTGTCATCAGCATCAACTGATATAAGGCAAGAAGAAGTAAAAAATAGTTATAAAGAG GTGGAAAAACTCCTAAGAGCAGTTGCTGATGGAGATCTGGAAATG GTACGTTATCTCTTGGAATGGATGGAAGAAGACTTAGAAGATGAGGACGACACAGTCAGTACATCAAAACCAGAATTCTGCCATCCGTTATGCCAGTGCTCAAAATGTGGGCCAGCACAAAAG AAATTTGCAAGGATTTCTGCTAATGGACTTGGAGTAAACGTTTCAAACCAAGATGGTTTTACACCATTGCATATGGCTGCACTACATGGACACTCTGAACTTGTCTCTCTCTTGTTGAAACGTGGAGCCAGTATCAGTGCCAAGAATGCAAAACATGCAGTTCCTCTTCATCTAGCCTGCCAGAAAGGTCACTTCCAG GTGGTAAAGTGTCTGATGGATTACAGtgctaaacaaaataaaaaggatatATATGGAAATACTCCTTTGATTTATGCATGCTTGAATGGACAGTATGAGACTACTGCCTTGTTGTTACAG CATGGAGCTTCTATTAACCTTTCTAATGCCAAAGGAAATACAGCACTGCACGAGGCTGTGATAGGAAAGAACGAAGCCCTGGTGGACTTGCTACTTCAGAATGGTGCAATGACGCACATAAGGAACGAAAGGAACTGTACCCCTGCAGACTGTGCTGAGCCG aattcaAACATCATTAAGTTGCTGGAAACAGCACCAACCTATGTACGTACatcagcagagagagaaaaggagtgTGAGCAGCATGCTGCTAtcaagataagaaaaaaag TGAATTCTAAGCCATGTGAGAAAGCCGATGATCCTATAAGCAGACAACTTCAACTGGTCCAATCAATTAACAGATTTAACAA agCAAAGCATCTACGGAGAACAATAACAAGAGATAAAAGCGTCCCTAATTTTGATTATCAGTTATTGCATCAG TTAGCTATTAAAAGCTTTGATAAAACCAAGTTAAAATCTGTTGAAACACTGGACCAGAGTAAAGTTAAGATGATTGACACAGGATGCAGTGGTGAGTTTGTGGAACATGATGACATGATAGAAGTTCCTCACAGGAGTAAATTAATGCACCGAAGACACACTGTTAATGTGCCACTTTCAGCGGAGAATGTCAACGATAATAGTTTATCCAGCCCTGTAAATCCAAGTATTTCACAATCAAGAGACTGCTGTGATGACTTGCTTTCAAAACATTGA
- the ANKRD27 gene encoding ankyrin repeat domain-containing protein 27 isoform X1, whose product MAMYDEDILKNPFYLAIQKRRPDLCSKVAELHGIVLVPCKGSLSSNSLATCQFESYVLKPLEENFQTLNGKEIFIQGNLIILGTGFNYHLSVPVLFEETFYNEKEESFSILCIAHPLEKTESSSESTAASNSYSLKNIEDVREFLGRHCERFDKYIGSFYRTFKEHERKSLRHYIDSVNALYTKCLQHLLRDSHLKMLAKQEEQMNLIKQAVEIYIHHAIYDLVFKYVGTIEASEDAAFNKITRSLQDLQQKDIGVKPEFSFNIPRAKRELGQLNKCTSPQQKLLCLRKVVQIIMQSPSQRVNMETMCADDLLSVLLYLLVKTEIPNWMANLSYIKNFRLCSSVKDELGYCLTSIEAAIEYIRQGNLSDRSTESERLCDKLLLRQRMNLLSQMSATPIDCLFKHIASGNQEEVERLLSQGDSDKDTVQKMCHPLCYCDKCEKLVSGKLNDPSIITPFSRDDRGYTPLHIAAICGQTSLVDLLVAKGAIVNATDYHGSTPLHLACQKGYQNVTLLLLHYKASTDVQDNNGNTPLHLACTYGHEDCVKALVYYDVHSCRLDIGNEKGDTPLHIAARWGYQGIIEVLLQNGANPEIQNRMKETSLQCALNSKILSLMELNYLTFERGQSASESPLRSPQRSTETFSRGSSVSSLSSASTDIRQEEVKNSYKEVEKLLRAVADGDLEMVRYLLEWMEEDLEDEDDTVSTSKPEFCHPLCQCSKCGPAQKKFARISANGLGVNVSNQDGFTPLHMAALHGHSELVSLLLKRGASISAKNAKHAVPLHLACQKGHFQVVKCLMDYSAKQNKKDIYGNTPLIYACLNGQYETTALLLQHGASINLSNAKGNTALHEAVIGKNEALVDLLLQNGAMTHIRNERNCTPADCAEPNSNIIKLLETAPTYVRTSAEREKECEQHAAIKIRKKVNSKPCEKADDPISRQLQLVQSINRFNKAKHLRRTITRDKSVPNFDYQLLHQLAIKSFDKTKLKSVETLDQSKVKMIDTGCSGEFVEHDDMIEVPHRSKLMHRRHTVNVPLSAENVNDNSLSSPVNPSISQSRDCCDDLLSKH is encoded by the exons ATGGCTATGTATGATGAAGATATCttaaaaaatcccttttatttGGCCATTCAGAAGCGGCGTCCTGATCTATGCAGCAAAGTTGCAGAACTCCATGGTATT GTGTTAGTTCCATGCAAAGGAAGCCTTTCAAGCAACAGTCTTGCTACCTGCCAGTTTGAATCTTATGTTCTGAAGCCGCtagaagaaaattttcagaCCTTAAATGGAAAG gaGATCTTCATACAAGGAAACCTCATCATTTTAGGAACTGGTTTTAATTACCATCTGTCAGTACCTGTTCTTTTTGAGGAAacattttacaatgaaaaagaagaaagctttagTATACTGTGCATAGCTCATCCATTGGAAAAAACGGAAAGCTCAA GTGAATCCACAGCTGCTTCAAACTCCTATTCTCTCAAAAATATTGAAGATGTTAGAGAATTCTTGGGAAGGCACTGTGAAAGATTTGATAAATACATAGGATCTTTCTACAGAACATTTAAAgaacatgaaaggaaaagcctCCGCCACTACATA GATTCTGTCAATGCACTTTATACCAAATGTCTCCAGCATCTTTTGAGAGATTCACACTTG AAGATGCTTGCAAAGCAAGAAGAGCAGATGAATCTGATTAAACAAGCAGTTGAA ataTATATCCATCATGCTATTTATGATCTAGTCTTTAAGTATGTGGGGACTATTGAGGCAAGTGAG GATGCTGCTTTTAACAAAATCACGAGGAGCCTTCAAGACCTGCAGCAAAAAGACATTGGAGTGAAGCCCGAGTTCAG tTTTAATATACCACGGGCAAAGCGAGAACTGGGTCAGTTGAACAAATGTACGTCCCCTCAACAGAAGCTACTTTGTCTACGAAAAGTGGTACAAATTATTATGCAATCTCCTAGCCAAAGAG ttAACATGGAAACCATGTGTGCAGATgatcttctctctgttttgctgtatttgcttgtaaaaacagaaataccaaACTG gatGGCCAACTTGAGTTACATAAAGAACTTCAGGCTTTGCAGTTCAGTGAAGGATGAATTGGGATACTGTCTAACCTCCATTGAGGCTGCAATAGAATACATACGACAAGGCAACCTCTCTGACAGATCAACA gaatcTGAGAGACTGTGTGACAAGCTGCTTTTAAGACAAAGGATGAACTTGTTGTCCCAGATGTCTGCTACTCCAATAGACTGCTTATTTAAG CATATTGCTTCAGGTAATCAGGAGGAAGTGGAGCGATTACTGAGTCAAGGTGACAGTGATAAGGACACTGTACAGAAAATGTGTCATCCACTCTGTTACTGTGACAAATGTGAGAAGCTAGTATCTGG GAAACTGAATGATCCTTCCATTATCACGCCATTTTCCCGAGATGACCGGGGTTATACACCACTTCATATAGCAGCTATTTGTG GGCAAACATCATTAGTGGATTTACTAGTAGCCAAAGGAGCCATTGTCAATGCTACAGATTACCATGGTTCAACTCCACTTCACCTTGCCTGTCAGAAGGGATACCAAAATGTTACA cttctCTTGTTGCACTATAAGGCAAGCACTGATGTTCAGGACAATAATGGAAATACTCCACTTCATTTAGCCTGCACTTATGGTCATGAGGAT tgtgtCAAAGCTTTAGTCTACTATGATGTGCATTCCTGTAGACTAGATATTGGTAATGAAAAGGGAGATACTCCTCTCCATATAGCTGCTCGTTGGGGCTATCAAGGGATCATAGAAGTGCTTTTGCAAAATGGGGCAAATCCAGAGATTCAAAACCGGATGAAAGAGACTTCCCTACAGTGTGCATTAAATTCCAAG ATTTTGTCATTGATGGAATTAAACTATCTAACGTTTGAAAGGGGACAGAGTGCTTCTGAG TCACCACTTAGGTCTCCTCAGCGGTCAACAGAAACTTTCAGCAGAGGATCATCTGTCTCAAGCCTGTCATCAGCATCAACTGATATAAGGCAAGAAGAAGTAAAAAATAGTTATAAAGAG GTGGAAAAACTCCTAAGAGCAGTTGCTGATGGAGATCTGGAAATG GTACGTTATCTCTTGGAATGGATGGAAGAAGACTTAGAAGATGAGGACGACACAGTCAGTACATCAAAACCAGAATTCTGCCATCCGTTATGCCAGTGCTCAAAATGTGGGCCAGCACAAAAG AAATTTGCAAGGATTTCTGCTAATGGACTTGGAGTAAACGTTTCAAACCAAGATGGTTTTACACCATTGCATATGGCTGCACTACATGGACACTCTGAACTTGTCTCTCTCTTGTTGAAACGTGGAGCCAGTATCAGTGCCAAGAATGCAAAACATGCAGTTCCTCTTCATCTAGCCTGCCAGAAAGGTCACTTCCAG GTGGTAAAGTGTCTGATGGATTACAGtgctaaacaaaataaaaaggatatATATGGAAATACTCCTTTGATTTATGCATGCTTGAATGGACAGTATGAGACTACTGCCTTGTTGTTACAG CATGGAGCTTCTATTAACCTTTCTAATGCCAAAGGAAATACAGCACTGCACGAGGCTGTGATAGGAAAGAACGAAGCCCTGGTGGACTTGCTACTTCAGAATGGTGCAATGACGCACATAAGGAACGAAAGGAACTGTACCCCTGCAGACTGTGCTGAGCCG aattcaAACATCATTAAGTTGCTGGAAACAGCACCAACCTATGTACGTACatcagcagagagagaaaaggagtgTGAGCAGCATGCTGCTAtcaagataagaaaaaaag TGAATTCTAAGCCATGTGAGAAAGCCGATGATCCTATAAGCAGACAACTTCAACTGGTCCAATCAATTAACAGATTTAACAA agCAAAGCATCTACGGAGAACAATAACAAGAGATAAAAGCGTCCCTAATTTTGATTATCAGTTATTGCATCAG TTAGCTATTAAAAGCTTTGATAAAACCAAGTTAAAATCTGTTGAAACACTGGACCAGAGTAAAGTTAAGATGATTGACACAGGATGCAGTGGTGAGTTTGTGGAACATGATGACATGATAGAAGTTCCTCACAGGAGTAAATTAATGCACCGAAGACACACTGTTAATGTGCCACTTTCAGCGGAGAATGTCAACGATAATAGTTTATCCAGCCCTGTAAATCCAAGTATTTCACAATCAAGAGACTGCTGTGATGACTTGCTTTCAAAACATTGA